TCTTAGGATCGATCGCCACCCTTTTGCACCGCGTCTGGAATGCCGTCAAGGCTCTTTTTGGCCAGTCCGACTGGCAGCGTGCCGAGCGTGCGCTTCAAGAAGTTAGCGCTAGATGCATTGATAAATTTGCTCCTCCAGAAGTTGCCTTTTTGGCCAAAGCGACAATCAGCGGCGGAATTCCCTCGGAAGCGGCAGACCAAATTATTGAAGCGCTGAACAAGGTTAATGAGATTGCAAAGAGGATGGAAACTGCCGCCTTGCCCTTGTTCAATCAGTTGTTGTCGCTGGTTGATGGCGAGAAAATAGGCGCCGATCTTGCCAGGGGCATCGTTCCAGAGGATTTAATCGAATCTTTCCAAAGCCAGATGTCAAACGAGGAGAAATACGCCCGAACAGTGCAATATGCTCTTGAGAGAGGGTATATCAAGCCGGAAGGTCAGGGGTTCTTCGCTTCTCTGCCAGGCATTCTTCAGCAGATCGGTCGGGCGCAGTTTGCAGAAATAGTCTAGGCCACGTAAGTTTTTTCAAGCGCGGGTGGCTATATCCACACGCGTTTTGGACTCAAAGGTCAAACCGGCATTACGCCGGTTTTTTTTTGCCCGCAGATTAGTGTGCTGAAAGCCTGTCAAAGAACTTGGAAGCACTTTCGATATAGGCTAGCTTTTGGCAGTAAGTATAAAAAAAAGAGAGGGATTTAATTTGATTTAGGGAGTGAGAGAGGTAAGAAGAAGTGATGCGGGCAAGATGACTCGAACATCCACAGGGTTTCCCCCACTAGAACCTGAATCTAGCGCGTCTGCCAATTCCGCCATGCCCGCATCAGTAAAGTGAAAGAAAATAGTAGTCTAAACGCGGATTAATGCACAGAAAAAAATCGGAGTGCTTGCAAATGAGGGCGGAGGGAGCTGTGGAGTCTCTTTTCAATGGATGGGCGAAAGGGTGGTTTTCAAGTTGTTTCAGGATAATTAGGGTTTATCTATGATATGTCTTTAACATTTCGATCAACCGGCCGGGTGCATGGACGAGACAGCTCTTTTCTTTAAAGCCTTCCTCTTCTCTCTGAGTCTAATCTTCCCTATTGGCGTCCAGAACCTCTATGTACTAAGACAGGGGGTTTTAGGGAAACATGTCTTGCTGACGGCAACAGTGTTTTCTCTAGGAGATGCTTTTCTGATAGTAGTGGGGGGAGTGGGTGCCGGAATGATGATCGAAGAGGCGCCTGAGGTTAAAAGGTGGCTTGTTGCAGGCGGAGCTCTCTTTCTTTTGTATTACGGGCTGCGCTGCTATCGCCGGGCATTCCGAGGCGGACTTATCCCTGAAGGGGTGGCGCCTCCTCCCGCCAGCTGGCAAAGAACGCTCCTGACGGCACTGGGATTCAGCCTGTTAAATCCGCAGGGCGTTTTCGAGACCACGGTTTTGATCGGCGGGGTGGCTGCCGGCCTTGAGAGCGGCAGTGAAAGAGCGATCTTCCTCTCCGGTGCCTGCCTGGCTTCCGTAGCCTGGTTTTTCTCCCTGGCCTATGGCGCCCGCTATCTAAAGCCCCTTTTGCAAAAACGGAGGTGGCAAATCGGTATCGACCTCTTCATCGGTACCGCCATGTTATTTATCGCCTGGAAGCTCTTCCAGCATGAAGTGCCTTCATATATGAGGTAAGCAAATGACATCAGCAAAAGACAAACCCTCTGCACTGGTGCGATGGCAAGAAATTCAGGATAAGCTTCAAGGAAAGCGGCCGTTGTTTTTTTTAGATTACGACGGCACACTCTCTCCGATTACAGCCCACCCCAAAGACGCCAGACTCCCTCCAAAGATGAAGGAAGTTTTAGAAGATCTTAGCCGCCGCTATTTCACGGCAGTGATCAGTGGCAGGGCATTGGCAGACATCAAGGAGCTTCTCGGAGATATGCCCCTTTATATCTCAGGAAGTCATGGTTTCGTTATCGAGACGGATGCCGGCGTGGTGTTTCGCCTGCCGGAGGCGGCGAGGTATCGGAAAGATCTTGAGGAGGCCTACCTTTTGCTCAAAGAAAAAATCTCTTCTCTTCCGGGCGTTGTTTTGGAAAACAAGGATTTTTCCATCGCCATCCACGACAGGATGGTGGAGGAGGGCTTCAAGCCCATTATTCGCACGACCGTGGCAGAAACGTCCACTCTGTTTCCCCGCCTCAAAATGAATGCCGGGAAATGCCTCTTCGAGCTGAAACCGGCTCTTGATTGGGATAAGGGCAAGGCGGTCCAATGGATTCTGGACAGCATCTCGTTTGATCCCAAAAGGGAGTGTCCCATCGTGATAGGGGACGATGTTACCGATGAAGATGCTTTTAGGGCAGTGAAAGGAAATGGCGTTTCCATTTTTGTGATGGGAGAGAAAACAGAGACCCATGCTGATTACATCTTACAAAACACCGAAGAGGTTGCTCTCTTTCTCCAGTTATTCTCAACGATGCAATGAAGCCGTCCTCAATTTTTGAGATCTTTTCGGTATATACCGAAAGTGTCTCAAAATTTGGCTTTTGGCAAAGAGAACGCTCTCGCGATTGAAAGATACAAAGTCATCTAATATTAGAAATATGAGGTGACTTGCGATCATTCAATCGCGAGAGTTTTCTCAAAGCCCACATCCCAATTTTTGAGATCTTTTCGGTATACATCCACTCCCTAAAATCAATTTTATAGAGCGAGTCTAATTCGTTTTGTATGATACGATAATTTTCTTAAAAAATTTCATCTAATTAATTGTTTTATAAAAAATAATTTACTGGAGAGTAAGAAATGGAGCCTACCCAAAGAGCGCAAGGCACAGGAACACATTCGGGAAGTGGGCAGCAGCTAAACGGCGCGACGGCGCCTTCGCTTCCAACCCCTGTAGCGATCAGCCTGTCAGAGGGGGGAAGCTTCATGGATTTCCGGGCGGTTGAAATTAACGGAAATGAGGATATCGAAGAGGTTGTCCGAAGGGCTTTTGAGCGGGAGCAAGACGAGCAAGACGAGGTCATGTTTTTTTGCTCTGATCCCTTCCAGATCATGCAGATGCAGATGCGCATTCAAAGGGAATTCGAGAACAGGCAAGAACAGGAGGCGCATGACATTATATTCAAAGATATGCAATTCACTGTAAAGAAGCAGCAGAAACCGTGGAAAAATCATCAGGCCAAAGGGCTTCGATGCTTTGAATCGACATTGCCGCTTCCTCTTTCCAAAATCCCACAGGCACTTGTGCGGTCGACTAAAGGCTTGGCCTCTGATGAGGTCACTCTTTTAAGGGCATGCCTTACGCAGGTCGTGTTTGATTGTCTCGATCTCAAAGAACTTAGCAGAAAGGGGGCGATCAGTATCCATTTTCCTCTCGACACCTTTATAACAGCTGTTTCCGTGGTCTATAGCGCACCGAAACTGCTCTGGGATCATCAGAATGTGATCAGGAAAAAGCGGCAGAATGGTGTGCAAATTACCGACACAGCCCCAATTCCGGTGAGTGCCAAGTCTACCGTACTCCTCATGAGAATGCTTCTAGATACAATGCAGCGCTATTTAAAAGATGCCTTGCCGGGATCCTGTGGCAAAAGCAAAAACATCTTCTTGAATATGTTGGAGGGACTGTCAACGGTAGAGGGTATTTTGGTGAAAGAGGATCCTTTTTCCTTTGCCAATTTAAGGTC
The DNA window shown above is from Estrella lausannensis and carries:
- a CDS encoding LysE/ArgO family amino acid transporter; the encoded protein is MDETALFFKAFLFSLSLIFPIGVQNLYVLRQGVLGKHVLLTATVFSLGDAFLIVVGGVGAGMMIEEAPEVKRWLVAGGALFLLYYGLRCYRRAFRGGLIPEGVAPPPASWQRTLLTALGFSLLNPQGVFETTVLIGGVAAGLESGSERAIFLSGACLASVAWFFSLAYGARYLKPLLQKRRWQIGIDLFIGTAMLFIAWKLFQHEVPSYMR
- the otsB gene encoding trehalose-phosphatase; its protein translation is MTSAKDKPSALVRWQEIQDKLQGKRPLFFLDYDGTLSPITAHPKDARLPPKMKEVLEDLSRRYFTAVISGRALADIKELLGDMPLYISGSHGFVIETDAGVVFRLPEAARYRKDLEEAYLLLKEKISSLPGVVLENKDFSIAIHDRMVEEGFKPIIRTTVAETSTLFPRLKMNAGKCLFELKPALDWDKGKAVQWILDSISFDPKRECPIVIGDDVTDEDAFRAVKGNGVSIFVMGEKTETHADYILQNTEEVALFLQLFSTMQ